CCTTTGGTTTGGAAGAAGGAGCCGTCGTCGGGGTCGCTCTGGAATTGAATCATGACCTCCGACTCTCCTGACACGACCTGGAAGCGCTCCCTGGACCCCAAGTACTGGCCAATCACGCGTGACATCAGGTCATGGCCATCGAATATGGTGAGCATGTCATTTTGGCGAATGTTCAAACTttgaaaaagggagagagataatCAGAGgccaataaacaaaatgtgaaataaaagaaaccaGAAATAATCAAGAACAGATTTCatgaacaaaacatttcatgaGAAAATTCACAGAAGAACAAGAGTGGGTATTTCTGCAAAAACATACTGACTGAACGCTGCAATACATTTAGTCACAGGGCACTGATTAGTTTGTGAATATATTCCATTAGTTCCAGACAGAAGCTGAACGGCGCAGGTTCATAAAGATTCTCCAGCACTCACATCTGCACATCCAGCTCGATGCGCTTGTCCTCACCGACGTGGACCAACCAGACGCAGTCCTGGCCCTTGGAGTAGCTCAGCGGCCAATCGGGCGACAGCACCGTTCCCGAAGGCTCAGTCAGTTCCCCTCCGCAGAGcgctgagaaagagagagagagggggggggcaggaagagagagggatggacacAGGGAAGGTAGGAAGGCGGGAGCAGACGAGAACGGCGTACGAAGCGCGTCTCGCCCAGATTTCCCGCCATCGCTGCTCAAGACGTTTTCGCATGTTTACGGTGCTTTCGCGGCGTCGGTACCTCGGCACACCGGCTCGCTCTCGTTCCAGTGCGGGTCGCTGGGGTCGACGCACTcgatgacccctgacccctgctcCATGACGAAGCCGGgggagcaggagaaggagacGACCGTTCCCAGGGAGGAAGTGAGGTCGCTGCTGCTGTAGTTGCCATGTGCCAGATAGGGCTCGTAACAGTGGTCCCCATCAAAAGCTGAgagtgacagacacacagaaaacgTATGATGAGTACAGTGTAAATCTACCAGGATCAAATGTGCTCAATTACAGTCAAATgagatttaacactgaacgttcTACTCACTGACTATTAACTAGTTGcacttaaaaataattacagtgcCTTAACAAATTCCAGaatgtggggcccatccatgcactagaacagtaccttaacagataccagaccatagagcccatccatgcactagaacagtgccttaacagataccagaccatagagcccattcatgcactagaacagtgccttaacagataccagaccacagaGCATATCCAtgtactagaacagtgccttaacagataccagaccacagagcccatccatgcactaggacagtgccttaacagataccagaccacagaGCATATCCAtgtactagaacagtgccttaacagataccagaccatagagcccatccatgcactaggacagggccttaacagataccagaccacagaGCGTATCCAtgtactagaacagtgccttaacagataccagaccacagaGCGTATCCATGTACTAAAACAGTGCCTTAGCAAATACCAGACTATGGCATCCTCActaaacagtgccttaacagatatcagaccatggggcccatccgtgcactaaaacagtgccttaacagatatcagaccatggggcccatctgtgcactaaaacagtgccttaacagataccagaccacagaGCATATCCATGTACTAAAACAGTGCCTTAGcaaataccagaccatggggcccatccgtgcactaaaacagtgccttaacagataccagaccatggggcccatccatgcactaaaacagtgccttaacagataccagaccatagagcccatccatgcactagaacagtgccttaacagataccagaccacagaacgtatccatgcactagaacagtgccttaacagataccagacatAGAGCCATCCATGCACGAGATAGTGCCTTACATACAGACCacagagcccatccatgcactagaacagtgccttaacagataccagaccatagagcgtatccatgcactagaacagtgccttaacagataccagaccatagagcccatccgtgcactagaacagtgccttaacagataccagaccacagagcgtatccatgcactagaacattgccttaacagataccagaccacagagcccatccatgcactagaacagtgccttaacagataccagaccacagaGCGTATCCAtgtactagaacagtgccttaacagataccagaccaatACCAGCGAATTAAATACGGTACGTGCCCCAGTGccacggagagagaaagaagtgaAAAGGCAGAGACGAGAAGGAAAGGCGGCggcccccctcctcaccctcgTAGCGCAGCGCCAGGACCAGCGGGATGGCGGCGGAATCGGCGGTCAGGTCCACGTACAGAGACGAGCCCATGCTCAGGACCCCCCGATCCGGCACGTCGTCCAGGTCCGAGTCGAAGACcaggagggaggcggagctgtTCCCGCTGCGCACCATCAAtctggggaaagggggaggggttaccAAAATAGCCCCGTGCTAAACAATGCCAGCAGATTTCAGACAGTTTTAACGTCTACGTTCGCCAGAATTCAAACCAAAATCGTTCTGTTGCGTGATTGTCTGCATATTTTGGCTAGACACTTTTCACTATAAACTTTCTGGGAGCAGCAGGAGTTCTTACAGTACAGTTTTGCAGCccctaaagggttaaaaatattttaaatgtgtattttttccctGATCTGGTTGAGCATGCCCCGGCCACGCATGCTGGTGCTATGGCGAAGTGCGCCGGTGTCACGGCGACGCACGGTGGGCGCCGCGGCAACACACGCGGGCACCGCGGCGACGCGCGACGACCTCACTGCGCCGTACCTGCCGTAGTCCTCGTCCATGCTGAGcctctggaagtgcaggtggaGCCGGCGTCCCCGCCTCGCCTCCAACACCCACGTGCAGCTCAggttgcccccgcccccgcccccgaccccgccGCTGCTATGGTTACCGGCGGGAGGCTGCGGAGGAGAGAGGATCCAGCCGACGGTGGCGTTCCTGATCCAGCCCCCGCATGACGCTGCTATGGCACAGGAGAGACCGACGTTAGGTCCGCTCCACGAAGCAGACCTACCGCCTTCTTCACCTTGTGTTGTTCCGGTACTTTCTGAATTCAAATATTGACCGTGGATGCCTTCTCAGATTTCAGTGAACACAGCTTCGgataaccatttaaaatggtttcagattACTGAGCTGCGGTATGATTATCAGATAGAGGGTTTATATGAATTATAACTCCTGTCTTTAATCATCTAATTTGTAATTCAGTGGAGGCAAACAGCAGGAAATAAGACAGATTTTCAGAGAATGGCTGCAGACGCACGGAGGAGGAGCAGAATGAGACCCGACTGCATGGTGACAAGCAGCAAAAAGAGGAATGAAATCTGGCGGAAGGAAACCGGTACACCAGCGGTATTTAGCGGTAAAGAGCGACTGACCGACGCACTGCGGTCCAGAGGAGCTCCAGCGAGGTCGCGTGGAGTTGAGGCAGGTGGCCGCCTCATGACCCCTGACCTGGAACCCGGGGTCACAGTGGAAGTGTGCACGCCCTCCGGGGTGCAGGCCGGTCACCGTCACGCTGCCCCCCGCAGGCGAGGGAGGGAAAGTGCAGGAGAGCAGGAAagctgtgcgtgcatgcgtgtgtgtgtgtgtgcgtgcgtgtgtgtgtgcgtgagtacgtgtgtgtgcatgcgtgtgtgtgtgtgcgtgtgcgtgtgtgtgcgtgagtgtgcgtgtgtgtgtgtgcgtgtgtgcgagagagagagagcgagaaagaaagaaaaaaagagagtgtACTACACGTTAGTAAAAGTTAAGGACAGAGGTTGACTGAATACAGGctgtacaaaacacaaaacacagcacaccaacCGGTCCCCAGAACCAGGGGAAGAATCACAGCTGCCCATGCAGAGTGACTCTCCACGTGTCGTCACAGaagtatttttaataaaattaccaCATTTATTTCTCAAGAGCTGAACAGCCCACGCagtctacattacattacaggcatttagcagacgctcttatccagagggacttacacaacatttgatatagcattttacatcgcatccatttatacagctggatatatactgaagcaatgcaggttaagtacctttgctcaagggtacaacggcagcgtcttacccgggaatcgaacctgcgacctttaggttacagaACCACAGTTCCTGCCCCATTCCCCCCGTTCCCCAGTCTAATTAGCCAGGGGTACCTCGGTAGCGCAGGCTGAAGACGCCGGGGCCGGTGGGCCACAGGCTGCGGTAGTGAATCTGGACCCGATTGGTCGAGCTCCGTATCACCTGACCCTCGCTCATCAGCGTCTCGTTGGCCAGGAGCACCGATCCCGTCCCCTCCAGTTCCCGGATGGCCAGAATCTCGCCTTTGGATAGGTTCACCCTCTTCACctgaaggaagggggggaggggggttggatGGGACAATCACGAGCAGGACTGTCAAcacaaactgcccccccccacggccCTGATTCGCTCGGTCGGCTTACCTGAATCTCGACCCCGTAACCAGGGTAGACGGTGATGCTGTACGTGCATTccagaggaggaaggagggatgaggaagaggggggagggtctGGAGACTCCACTACTCCCTCCGTCCCGTAGAGACTGGCGTTGCACTGCACTGTGAGAAGGAGGAGAGCACGTTCTACTGGACGGCTGGATCTCGGGGTCGGAGGTGCAAGCTCACTGAGAGCAATAAGTTAAACCGTTAAAAGTAACGGTTCCAATTTCACAGAGAAGTTCCCTATGAATAGTTAATGCTGCTTCAGttaaaatgtactttacatTACGAAGAACTTAAACGAATGAGAGGACTGCCATTTGCATGAGGAATGCTCatattaaaatttaaagcaAGCACTGTGCTTCATATTTAACTTCTTCCTTAGAAGATGAGAAAATGGACTCTTACACTACATGGGCAAAATCATGTGGAAACCTGTcgtccaaaattatgggcattaatatagacTTGGTCCACCATtggctgctataacagcctccactcttctgggaaggaggctagatgttgaagcattgctgcagggatttgcttccattcagccagaagagtattagtgaggtcaggcactgattgggagATTAAGCCTGGCTCGTCGTTGGCTTTccacagccccagaccaaggggtgtccagatacttttggtcatacgGTGTATCTCAGTATTTTACAGAGCTGCAGACGTGGTTTTACCAGGCGCCTGCACCGTGGTGATCGTCGTGGTGGTGATCAGAGTCGTCGTCGTTTCCTCTTccgcaggaagtgatgtcaccgCGCTTCCTGCGCTGGCCCGGGCGGCTTGGGGCGCCGTCGCAGACGAGGTCTCAGCCGTGGTGAGCACCCCGGGCGACATGGCGGCGGACGGCGGGTCATCGGCACGGACGGACGGGGCCGCTCGCGTGGGACTGCCCGTCGCTCCTGTGAGcagcgagagagcgagggagagagataatgagagggagagagagagagagaatgagagggagagagaaag
This genomic window from Anguilla rostrata isolate EN2019 chromosome 17, ASM1855537v3, whole genome shotgun sequence contains:
- the LOC135243470 gene encoding seizure protein 6 homolog; translated protein: MLPLMLTATLCVTFLHLSTGLPSASDELGDHGDGVPVTSDPPQQQPSQSQTSVPQSLRELLHAALLSKEYLGHTPLPAGATGSPTRAAPSVRADDPPSAAMSPGVLTTAETSSATAPQAARASAGSAVTSLPAEEETTTTLITTTTITTVQAPVQCNASLYGTEGVVESPDPPPSSSSLLPPLECTYSITVYPGYGVEIQVKRVNLSKGEILAIRELEGTGSVLLANETLMSEGQVIRSSTNRVQIHYRSLWPTGPGVFSLRYRAFLLSCTFPPSPAGGSVTVTGLHPGGRAHFHCDPGFQVRGHEAATCLNSTRPRWSSSGPQCVAASCGGWIRNATVGWILSPPQPPAGNHSSGGVGGGGGGNLSCTWVLEARRGRRLHLHFQRLSMDEDYGRLMVRSGNSSASLLVFDSDLDDVPDRGVLSMGSSLYVDLTADSAAIPLVLALRYEAFDGDHCYEPYLAHGNYSSSDLTSSLGTVVSFSCSPGFVMEQGSGVIECVDPSDPHWNESEPVCRALCGGELTEPSGTVLSPDWPLSYSKGQDCVWLVHVGEDKRIELDVQILNIRQNDMLTIFDGHDLMSRVIGQYLGSRERFQVVSGESEVMIQFQSDPDDGSFFQTKGFRIHKVERNDTCPAVPPIEFGWKSSSHPSLVRGSVLTYQCQPGYDMVGPDIIACQWDLSWSSSPPTCQKSPEPRQCPDPGDVPNGVRSVRPEPGFAAGTVVRFSCNLGYELEGPAHISCLGGEAGEPKWSEKSPKCVLKYEPCPNPGVPHNGYQTLNKRSYRPGESLHFFCFEGYELIGEVSINCLPGHPSQWNSPPPFCRAVAYEELLDGPKQEFFRSTVPSHQIKKKNSAFAIVLPVILLICLIGGVYMYYAIACRQPGRPRFRKPLSHRHAYSPISVKTDFSNSVYEAADTREYEVSI